A stretch of the Cytobacillus luteolus genome encodes the following:
- a CDS encoding NAD kinase, giving the protein MKFAITSKGDPTSNTLMQKMKTYLMDFELTYDEDQPDIVISVGGDGTLLYAFHRYRSRLNKTAFVGVHTGHLGFYADWVPDEIEKLVIAIAKTPYQIVEYPLLEVIIRYINGGREARYLALNECTVKSVEGSLVMDVEIKGQLFETFRGDGLCISTPSGSTAYNKALGGAILHPSLEVIQIAEMASINNRVFRTVGSPMVLPNHHTCLLKPVNDVDFHITIDHLTLLHKDVKSIQCRVASEKIRFARFRPFPFWKRVRDSFIAD; this is encoded by the coding sequence ATGAAATTTGCAATTACATCTAAAGGCGATCCGACGTCAAACACGTTGATGCAAAAAATGAAAACCTACTTAATGGATTTTGAACTTACATATGACGAGGATCAACCAGATATTGTTATTTCTGTTGGCGGAGATGGTACTCTTTTATATGCTTTCCATCGCTATCGTAGCCGTCTGAACAAAACAGCCTTTGTTGGTGTACATACTGGGCACCTTGGTTTTTATGCAGACTGGGTACCTGATGAAATAGAAAAGCTTGTGATTGCTATTGCTAAAACACCATATCAAATCGTTGAATATCCTTTGTTGGAAGTAATTATTCGCTATATAAATGGTGGAAGAGAAGCTAGATACTTAGCTTTAAACGAATGTACTGTAAAAAGTGTAGAAGGTTCCTTAGTAATGGATGTGGAAATTAAGGGTCAGTTGTTTGAGACCTTCCGTGGGGATGGATTATGTATTTCTACTCCATCTGGTAGCACAGCATACAACAAGGCATTAGGTGGCGCGATATTACACCCTTCTCTAGAAGTTATTCAAATTGCAGAGATGGCTTCCATCAATAACCGTGTATTTAGAACAGTGGGCTCGCCAATGGTTCTTCCTAACCATCATACGTGTTTATTAAAACCGGTGAATGATGTTGATTTTCACATTACGATCGATCATTTGACGTTACTCCATAAGGATGTAAAGTCAATTCAGTGTCGAGTGGCTAGTGAGAAGATTCGCTTTGCCCGATTTAGACCTTTTCCTTTTTGGAAAAGAGTTAGGGATTCTTTTATTGCCGATTAG
- a CDS encoding RluA family pseudouridine synthase — translation MNNFVLEWTITEESNGILIKDFLKEKHISKAALTDIKFDGGDIIVNGLTVTVRYALRTGDYLSVVFPYESPSKELVSEPIPLNIVYEDKYILIVNKPAVISTIPSREHPRGSLANALKYYYESIELASTIHIVNRLDRDTSGLLIVAKHRHVHHLFSEQQKKGEIFRRYEAVVHRVIQKDSGRIIAPIGRKSDSIIEREVREDGQFAATNYNVLKRYDNHTHISLKLETGRTHQIRVHMAYLGHPLLGDTLYGGLRDHITRQALHCCEVRFLHPILQEEMKFEIDLPDDMKELLKE, via the coding sequence TTGAACAACTTTGTACTTGAATGGACCATTACGGAAGAGTCTAACGGGATTCTCATTAAGGATTTTTTAAAGGAAAAGCATATTTCAAAAGCTGCACTGACAGATATCAAGTTTGATGGTGGTGACATTATTGTTAATGGATTGACAGTCACGGTAAGGTACGCTTTGAGAACTGGAGATTATCTAAGTGTTGTTTTTCCTTATGAGTCTCCTAGTAAAGAACTCGTATCTGAACCAATTCCTTTAAACATAGTGTATGAGGACAAGTATATCCTCATAGTTAATAAGCCGGCTGTGATCTCAACCATTCCCTCACGTGAACACCCAAGGGGGAGCTTAGCAAATGCCCTTAAGTATTACTATGAAAGTATCGAATTAGCATCAACCATTCATATTGTTAACCGGTTGGATCGGGATACTTCAGGATTACTTATTGTTGCAAAGCACCGTCATGTTCATCATTTATTTTCTGAGCAGCAAAAAAAAGGAGAAATTTTCAGGCGCTATGAGGCTGTTGTACATAGAGTAATTCAAAAGGATAGTGGAAGAATTATTGCCCCTATCGGCCGTAAATCTGACAGCATCATTGAGCGGGAAGTACGCGAAGATGGTCAATTTGCAGCAACAAATTACAACGTATTAAAGAGATACGATAACCATACGCATATATCCTTAAAGCTTGAAACAGGTCGTACCCATCAAATTAGAGTACATATGGCATACCTCGGACATCCATTACTAGGTGACACACTATACGGTGGACTCCGCGACCATATCACTAGACAAGCACTCCACTGCTGTGAAGTTCGATTTCTTCATCCAATTTTACAGGAAGAAATGAAATTTGAGATAGATTTGCCTGATGATATGAAAGAACTGTTAAAAGAATAA